One segment of Triticum aestivum cultivar Chinese Spring chromosome 2A, IWGSC CS RefSeq v2.1, whole genome shotgun sequence DNA contains the following:
- the LOC123187146 gene encoding uncharacterized protein, protein MARIDAGSALAFCVLHDLLGAAAFLAAHPLHAAYALFFHRGLLALAAFFCPLLLSTALLLVVLLTAAPYVAPGRAGARCLGSTCGVAVAALCAGLRPDGGLGLLGQLCSFVLGPAGVGEVVFVGEVRDAGGASCFLLEQERESFLPAAREVFAVGLPLQSLSGEEICYLSTGDFYEEDIFSFKDEIQEKNVVCEDLKKAPESLSSSSEHCFPVPGETFMPVPEMEEREKSINNVQSVSLPERKGFSSDSVEEKRLECDPVPLSAMETKKPERVGKPHSSISQRIRQWECGNLKGVLDEIEDNPVEIFFEKGSFKVVEEAMPLETESWDQKQSQDQLAQEESDRKQLPEEELVDVKEESAQSKVAEECIIDLQQAEEIASIIGEPEEDPPQEQRSDDVQAEEDAQPDGQDHQEDVQQPASEHADGGKSPLRSTSIARRVHTRTSSESLAGTGEGSPSKGKEWKRTLACKLYEERIQLKVCRDGAVAGACADDMDMLWEAYETGGGSSSAVAGDTKPRGGGGSKAKEESVVDEEEEEEDEEDDGPVRQLCCLQALKFSTRKMNLGGGKPSLSKISRVLKRMTALSRVGSRRK, encoded by the coding sequence atGGCGCGGATCGACGCCGGCAGCGCGCTGGCGTTCTGCGTGCTCCACGACCTGCTGGGCGCGGCGGCGTTCCTGGCGGCCCACCCGCTGCACGCCGCCTACGCGCTCTTCTTCCACCGCGGCCTGCTCGCGCTCGCCGCCTTCTTCTGCCCGCTGCTGCTCTCCACGGCGCTCCTCCTCGTCGTGCTCCTCACCGCCGCCCCGTACGTCGCGCCGGGGCGGGCCGGGGCGCGGTGCCTCGGCAGCACCTGcggcgtcgccgtcgccgcgctctGCGCCGGGCTGCGGCCCGACGGCGGGCTCGGGCTGCTCGGCCAGCTCTGCTCCTTCGTGCTCGGCCCGGCCGGCGTCGGCGAGGTCGTGTTCGTGGGTGAGGTGCGTGACGCTGGTGGTGCTTCTTGCTTTCTTCTGGAGCAGGAGAGGGAGAGCTTCTTGCCTGCCGCCCGGGAGGTGTTCGCCGTTGGGCTGCCATTGCAGAGTCTCTCTGGAGAAGAGATCTGCTACCTGAGCACTGGGGATTTTTATGAAGAGGATATCTTCAGCTTCAAGGATGAAATTCAGGAGAAAAATGTGGTCTGCGAGGATCTGAAGAAGGCTCCGGAATCTTTATCGTCTTCTTCCGAGCATTGCTTTCCAGTTCCAGGTGAGACATTCATGCCAGTACCAGAGATGGAAGAGCGGGAGAAATCCATCAACAATGTACAGAGTGTAAGCTTGCCAGAGAGAAAGGGATTCAGCAGTGATTCGGTTGAGGAGAAGAGGTTGGAGTGTGACCCTGTTCCTCTGTCAGCAATGGAGACGAAGAAACCTGAGCGGGTCGGCAAGCCACATTCTTCGATTTCTCAGCGAATAAGGCAATGGGAATGTGGGAATTTGAAGGGAGTTCTTGATGAAATCGAGGATAATCCGGTGGAAATCTTTTTCGAGAAGGGATCATTCAAGGTCGTGGAGGAAGCCATGCCATTGGAGACTGAATCTTGGGACCAAAAACAGAGTCAAGACCAGCTCGCTCAAGAAGAATCTGACCGGAAGCAATTACCAGAGGAGGAGCTTGTAGATGTCAAGGAAGAATCGGCGCAGTCGAAGGTGGCGGAAGAATGCATCATAGACCTGCAGCAAGCTGAAGAAATCGCCTCCATTATTGGTGAGCCCGAAGAAGACCCGCCGCAAGAACAGAGGAGCGACGACGTGCAGGCCGAAGAAGATGCGCAGCCTGACGGACAAGACCACCAAGAAGATGTGCAGCAGCCTGCGTCAGAGCATGCGGACGGCGGGAAGAGCCCCCTGAGGTCGACGTCCATCGCGCGGCGCGTGCACACGCGGACCTCGTCGGAGAGCCTCGCCGGCACGGGCGAGGGGTCGCCGTCCAAGGGGAAGGAGTGGAAGCGGACGCTGGCGTGCAAGCTGTACGAGGAGCGGATCCAGCTCAAGGTCTGCCGCGACGGCGCCGTGGCCGGGGCGTGCGCGGACGACATGGACATGCTCTGGGAGGCGTACGAGACCGGGGGCGGCAGCAGCAGCGCCGTCGCCGGCGACACCAagccccgaggcggcggcggcagcaaggCGAAAGAAGAATCCGTtgtcgacgaggaggaggaggaagaagacgaggaggacgaCGGGCCGGTGCGGCAGCTGTGCTGCCTGCAGGCGCTCAAGTTCTCGACGAGGAAGATGAACCTGGGCGGCGGCAAGCCGAGCCTGTCCAAGATCTCCAGGGTGCTCAAGCGGATGACCGCGCTCTCCAGGGTCGGGTCGCGCCGCAAGTGA